Proteins found in one Vagococcus carniphilus genomic segment:
- a CDS encoding YfcC family protein, with translation MKKKFSFPSAYTVILIVLFLVLVLTYFIPAGKYATLGYEAENQEFVITQPDGESSKEPATQKTLDKYKVNTNLEKFTNGDVYKPVAIPGSYEELQREKRTLFSALKEFLSAPVQGLAQSIDIITFVLILGGIIGVINKTGAFNAGMNSLSRKLQGKEKWLIILTLTLIAIGGTTFGFAEETIAFYPILIPIFMAAGYDALVAIATIYLGSSIGTLASTINPFSIVIASNTAGINFTDGIGLRLAMLIIGTIMSIWYTVRYAERVRKNPAESLVYDQKDELEEKYLKSNSDEEIPVFDLRKKLMLIIFAAGFGVMVYGVKELGWLFVEISSLFLLITFIIAALSGLKEKEFVSEFVTGASDLLGVALIIGLARGVTIIMENGMISDTLMYWLSNSVSGMHGPVFTTMMYFIYILLGFFIPSSSGLAVLSMPIMAPLADVVNVDRALVIDAYNWGQGIISYVAPTGLVLASLEMVDVTFDKWLKFVWKLMVATIIVSIVLLAIGVFL, from the coding sequence ATGAAAAAAAAGTTTAGCTTTCCCAGTGCGTACACGGTTATTTTGATTGTTCTTTTTTTGGTACTTGTATTAACTTATTTTATTCCCGCCGGTAAGTACGCCACATTAGGTTATGAAGCAGAGAATCAAGAGTTTGTTATTACTCAGCCCGATGGAGAATCATCTAAAGAACCTGCTACACAAAAAACATTGGACAAATACAAAGTAAACACAAACCTTGAAAAGTTTACAAACGGTGATGTTTACAAACCCGTTGCTATCCCTGGTTCTTATGAAGAGTTACAGCGTGAAAAAAGAACACTTTTTAGTGCGCTAAAAGAATTCTTGAGCGCTCCCGTTCAAGGTTTAGCTCAATCCATTGATATCATTACCTTCGTTTTAATTCTTGGAGGAATTATTGGTGTTATCAATAAAACTGGAGCCTTTAACGCTGGTATGAATTCCCTATCCAGGAAGCTTCAAGGAAAGGAGAAATGGCTAATTATCTTAACCTTGACCCTAATCGCCATTGGAGGAACAACTTTTGGATTTGCTGAAGAAACAATTGCTTTCTATCCAATACTAATTCCAATTTTCATGGCAGCTGGTTATGATGCGTTAGTTGCCATAGCCACGATTTATCTTGGTAGTTCTATAGGTACCTTGGCTTCTACAATTAATCCTTTTTCAATTGTAATTGCTAGTAATACAGCAGGTATCAACTTTACGGACGGTATTGGTTTGAGACTTGCTATGTTAATCATTGGTACTATCATGAGTATTTGGTATACAGTTCGTTATGCTGAGAGAGTTAGAAAAAATCCAGCTGAATCATTAGTATATGATCAAAAAGATGAACTTGAAGAAAAATACTTAAAATCTAACAGTGATGAAGAAATCCCTGTTTTTGATTTACGTAAAAAATTAATGCTTATTATCTTTGCTGCTGGCTTTGGTGTAATGGTATACGGTGTAAAAGAATTAGGTTGGTTATTTGTTGAAATTTCTTCTTTATTCTTATTAATCACTTTTATCATTGCTGCACTTTCTGGCTTAAAAGAAAAAGAATTTGTTAGTGAGTTTGTTACAGGAGCAAGTGATTTACTAGGTGTTGCTTTAATCATCGGTTTAGCTCGTGGTGTAACAATCATCATGGAAAACGGAATGATCAGTGATACATTAATGTATTGGTTAAGTAACAGTGTGTCAGGTATGCATGGCCCTGTCTTCACAACGATGATGTACTTCATCTATATTTTATTAGGATTCTTTATTCCTTCTTCATCTGGTTTAGCGGTTCTTTCTATGCCTATCATGGCACCTCTAGCAGATGTTGTGAATGTAGATCGTGCTTTAGTAATTGATGCTTATAACTGGGGACAAGGAATCATCTCTTACGTTGCTCCAACTGGTTTAGTTTTAGCTTCTCTTGAAATGGTTGATGTAACCTTTGATAAGTGGTTAAAATTCGTTTGGAAACTGATGGTAGCGACAATTATCGTCTCAATTGTTCTTCTTGCAATTGGTGTATTCTTATAA
- a CDS encoding metal ABC transporter substrate-binding protein produces the protein MKKFLSLTFILGAAMAFVACSPAEKKEEVKKDQLNVVTTFYPMYDFATKVTKDKANVSMLIDGGVEPHDYEPSAKDMAKIQNADVFIYNSHEMETWVESVLKNIDTSKIKVIEASKGIELLEGAHDDEEESDEHEGHSHAVDPHVWLDPILVKQEVDTITKEVAAVDKENASFYKENADDFKKDLDKLDQDYAKSFKDVTNRKFVTQHMAFSYLAHRYNLEQRPISGISPDQEPTPKELKKIEDFVKNEKIETIYTESSASPKIAKTISDATGAELAVLNPMETVSKSKRDAGEDYLSIMNQNLDALKLSIK, from the coding sequence ATGAAGAAATTTTTAAGTTTGACGTTTATATTAGGAGCAGCAATGGCTTTTGTTGCGTGTTCCCCAGCAGAAAAAAAAGAAGAGGTAAAAAAAGACCAATTAAACGTGGTTACGACTTTTTATCCAATGTATGATTTTGCGACTAAAGTAACGAAAGATAAAGCTAATGTTTCAATGTTAATCGATGGTGGAGTAGAACCACATGATTATGAACCAAGTGCAAAAGATATGGCAAAAATTCAAAATGCTGATGTATTTATTTACAATTCTCATGAGATGGAAACTTGGGTAGAAAGTGTATTAAAAAATATTGATACATCAAAAATTAAAGTTATTGAAGCAAGTAAAGGTATTGAATTACTAGAAGGTGCTCACGATGATGAGGAAGAGTCTGATGAGCATGAAGGACATTCTCATGCGGTAGATCCTCATGTATGGTTAGATCCTATTTTAGTAAAACAAGAAGTTGATACAATCACAAAAGAAGTTGCAGCTGTTGATAAGGAAAATGCTTCTTTTTACAAAGAAAATGCTGATGATTTTAAAAAGGATTTAGACAAACTTGATCAAGACTATGCAAAAAGTTTTAAAGATGTGACTAATAGAAAATTTGTAACGCAACATATGGCATTTTCATATTTAGCACATCGTTATAATTTAGAACAAAGACCAATTTCTGGTATTTCACCAGATCAAGAACCGACGCCTAAAGAATTAAAGAAAATAGAAGATTTTGTTAAAAACGAAAAAATAGAAACTATCTACACTGAAAGTTCTGCTTCACCTAAAATTGCTAAAACAATTTCTGATGCTACTGGTGCTGAACTTGCTGTATTAAATCCAATGGAGACTGTTTCAAAAAGTAAGAGAGATGCTGGTGAGGATTACTTATCTATCATGAATCAAAATTTAGATGCTTTAAAACTATCTATTAAATAA
- the hrcA gene encoding heat-inducible transcriptional repressor HrcA: MLSERQLNILHMLVKIYTETGVPVSSKTLMNHGINASSATIRNDLAKLEEFELIQKMHSSSGRVPSIKGYRFYVDHLMTPVEMTNHEVIKIRQMLNQRYNATNEIIEQSAKILSDLTSYTAFSLGPEVKERKLTGFRIVPLNRNQLIAIIVTDQGYVESQVFSIPNDISSEDIEKMIRIINDRLVGENLLTVYHKLRTEIPLVLQKYFSNSSNVLYLFEEVFNQAFDDQIYISGGMNLLNSEVLTDVAEFKSIYSLISDSDKLTEILLPDTTGIDIKIGDEIENELLLNMSLITASYEVPEHGKGVIALLGPTSMSYSKLLGLVNVFKDELSGHLDSYYRSLESPLEK, from the coding sequence GTGTTAAGTGAAAGACAACTGAATATATTGCATATGTTAGTCAAAATTTATACTGAAACGGGTGTACCAGTCAGTTCTAAAACTCTGATGAATCATGGTATCAATGCCAGCTCAGCTACAATAAGAAATGACTTAGCAAAACTGGAAGAATTCGAGTTGATTCAAAAGATGCATTCATCATCAGGGCGTGTTCCTTCTATTAAAGGATATCGTTTTTATGTGGATCATTTGATGACACCAGTTGAAATGACCAATCATGAAGTGATTAAGATTAGGCAAATGCTAAATCAACGCTACAATGCAACCAATGAAATCATTGAACAATCTGCCAAGATTTTATCTGACTTAACTAGTTATACGGCCTTTTCATTAGGTCCAGAAGTTAAGGAAAGAAAGTTAACAGGTTTTAGAATTGTTCCATTAAATAGAAATCAATTGATTGCCATTATTGTAACGGATCAAGGTTATGTAGAAAGCCAAGTCTTTTCTATTCCTAATGACATTTCATCAGAGGACATCGAAAAAATGATTCGAATTATCAATGATCGACTCGTTGGAGAAAATCTTTTAACGGTCTATCATAAACTAAGGACGGAAATACCTTTAGTCCTTCAGAAGTATTTCTCAAATTCGTCTAATGTATTATACTTGTTTGAGGAAGTCTTTAATCAAGCTTTTGATGATCAAATCTATATTAGCGGGGGGATGAATTTATTAAATTCAGAAGTCTTAACGGATGTAGCTGAATTTAAATCAATTTACTCTTTAATAAGTGATTCAGACAAATTAACTGAGATTTTATTACCTGATACAACAGGTATCGATATTAAAATAGGTGATGAAATTGAAAATGAATTACTGTTGAACATGAGCTTAATTACAGCTTCTTATGAGGTACCTGAGCATGGTAAAGGTGTTATTGCTCTTTTAGGACCAACCAGTATGTCCTATTCGAAACTACTAGGTTTAGTAAATGTATTTAAAGACGAATTATCGGGACATCTAGATTCTTATTATAGAAGTTTAGAAAGTCCATTAGAAAAATAG
- the dnaJ gene encoding molecular chaperone DnaJ, protein MAKRDYYEVLGVEKTATDDELKKAYRKLSKKYHPDINKEPDAEDKFKEISEAFEVLSDSQKRAAYDQYGHASTDPNFGAGGFGGGGSFGGFEDIFESFFGGGSGRSSNPNAPRQGADLQYTLDLTFNEAIFGLEKNIRYNREDDCTTCNGTGAKPGTQPETCSKCHGSGTINVERQTPLGRMMSRQACDECNGTGKTIKEKCTTCHGEGRMVKSHSVKVNVPAGVEDGQQMRLAGQGEAGFNGGPYGDLYVVFRVEESPIFEREGSEIYYEQTVSFVQAALGDEIEVPTVHGRVKLKIPAGTQTGTSFRLKGKGATKLRGSGNGDQRVTVVIETPTDLNEDQKKALREFAVASGDKAVIEQEEGFFDKMKDAFSSGNKKKRK, encoded by the coding sequence ATGGCCAAAAGAGATTATTATGAAGTCTTAGGTGTTGAAAAAACAGCGACAGATGATGAATTAAAAAAAGCCTATCGTAAATTATCAAAAAAATACCATCCAGATATTAACAAAGAGCCAGATGCAGAAGATAAGTTTAAAGAGATATCCGAAGCCTTCGAAGTGTTGAGTGATTCTCAAAAACGTGCTGCCTATGATCAGTATGGTCATGCAAGTACTGACCCTAACTTTGGGGCCGGTGGCTTTGGTGGCGGAGGTAGCTTCGGTGGGTTTGAAGATATCTTTGAGTCATTCTTTGGTGGTGGATCTGGTAGAAGTTCTAATCCAAATGCACCAAGACAAGGTGCTGATTTACAATATACGTTGGATTTAACGTTTAATGAAGCAATTTTTGGCTTGGAAAAAAATATTCGTTATAACCGTGAAGATGATTGTACAACATGTAACGGAACAGGTGCTAAACCTGGTACTCAACCTGAAACATGTAGTAAATGTCATGGCTCAGGTACAATCAATGTGGAAAGACAAACACCACTTGGTCGAATGATGAGTCGTCAAGCCTGTGATGAATGTAATGGAACAGGTAAAACAATTAAGGAAAAATGTACAACATGTCATGGTGAAGGTCGAATGGTTAAATCTCATTCTGTTAAGGTTAACGTACCAGCCGGTGTAGAAGACGGACAACAAATGCGTTTAGCAGGACAAGGTGAAGCAGGATTTAATGGCGGACCTTATGGCGATTTATATGTGGTTTTCCGTGTAGAAGAAAGTCCAATCTTTGAACGTGAAGGCTCAGAAATTTATTATGAACAGACTGTTTCTTTTGTTCAAGCAGCACTAGGTGATGAAATTGAAGTTCCAACTGTTCATGGTAGAGTTAAGTTAAAAATACCAGCAGGAACTCAAACAGGTACTTCCTTTAGACTAAAAGGTAAAGGTGCTACAAAACTTCGTGGAAGTGGTAATGGTGACCAACGAGTAACTGTTGTGATTGAAACACCTACTGATTTAAATGAAGACCAAAAGAAAGCTCTCCGTGAATTTGCAGTTGCTAGTGGAGATAAAGCTGTTATTGAGCAAGAAGAAGGTTTTTTTGATAAAATGAAAGATGCTTTTTCTTCAGGGAATAAAAAAAAACGTAAATAA
- the grpE gene encoding nucleotide exchange factor GrpE yields MSKNEEIEEIEELEETTEEAVEEISVEETLKQELSEMEDKFLRAQAEIVNMRNRHNKEREDSAKYRAQNLAKDLLTALDNLDRALEIETNDEHGESMKKGIEMVREGMLHAFKEAGVEEIDSLGQTFDPNKHQAVQTIPLSEGQESDEIVQVLQKGYILHDRILRPAMVIVAQ; encoded by the coding sequence TTGAGTAAAAACGAAGAGATTGAAGAAATCGAAGAATTAGAAGAAACAACAGAAGAAGCTGTAGAAGAAATTTCAGTTGAAGAAACATTAAAACAAGAGTTGAGTGAGATGGAAGATAAATTCTTACGTGCTCAAGCTGAAATTGTTAACATGAGAAATCGCCATAATAAAGAACGCGAGGACTCTGCTAAGTATCGTGCACAAAATTTAGCAAAAGACTTGTTAACAGCATTAGATAACTTAGACCGTGCTTTGGAAATTGAAACAAATGATGAGCATGGCGAAAGTATGAAAAAAGGAATCGAAATGGTTAGAGAAGGCATGCTTCATGCATTTAAAGAAGCAGGAGTTGAAGAAATTGACTCTCTTGGACAAACATTCGATCCAAACAAACATCAAGCGGTTCAAACAATTCCGTTGTCAGAAGGTCAAGAGTCAGATGAGATTGTTCAAGTCTTACAAAAAGGCTACATTCTACATGATAGAATTTTAAGACCAGCAATGGTAATTGTTGCACAATAA
- the dnaK gene encoding molecular chaperone DnaK: MSKIIGIDLGTTNSAVSVLEGGEAKIITNPEGNRTTPSVVSFKNGEIQVGEVAKRQAVTNPNTIGSIKRHIGEVGFKEEIEGKSYTPQEISAMILQYLKGFAEDYLGEKVDKAVITVPAYFNDAQRQATKDAGKIAGLEVERIVNEPTAAALAYGLDKTDKEEKVLVFDLGGGTFDVSILELGDGVFDVLSTAGDNNLGGDDFDEKIIAHLVEAFKKENGIDLSQDKMAVQRLKDAAEKAKKDLSGVTSTQISLPFITAGEAGPLHLEMNLTRAKFDELTSDLVERTKIPVRQAIKDAGISISEIDEVILVGGSTRIPAVVEAVRKETSKEPNKSVNPDEVVAMGAAIQGGVITGDVKDVVLLDVTPLSLGIETMGSVFTKLIDRNTTIPTSKSQVFSTAADNQPAVDIHVLQGERPMATDNKTLGRFQLTDIPAAPRGIPQIEVTFDIDKNGIVNVSAKDLGTQKEQTITIKSSSGLTDEEIEKMVKDAEANAEADKERKEEVDLRNDIDALLFSVDKTLGELEGKVDEEEVKKAEVARDELKAAVEANNLEDMKAKRDELNEIVQALTVKLYEQAAQQAQAENPEAAAGGADDVVDADFEEINDDENK, translated from the coding sequence ATGAGTAAAATTATCGGTATTGACTTAGGAACTACAAACTCTGCTGTATCAGTATTAGAAGGTGGAGAAGCAAAAATTATTACAAACCCAGAAGGTAATAGAACAACACCATCTGTTGTATCATTTAAAAATGGCGAAATCCAAGTAGGGGAAGTTGCTAAACGTCAAGCAGTAACAAACCCAAATACAATCGGATCAATTAAACGTCATATTGGTGAAGTTGGCTTTAAAGAAGAAATCGAAGGAAAATCATATACACCTCAAGAAATTTCAGCAATGATTTTACAATACTTAAAAGGTTTTGCTGAAGATTACTTAGGCGAAAAAGTAGATAAAGCAGTTATTACTGTACCTGCTTACTTCAATGATGCACAACGTCAAGCAACAAAAGATGCTGGTAAAATTGCTGGTCTTGAAGTAGAACGTATTGTTAACGAACCAACTGCAGCTGCTTTAGCATATGGTTTAGACAAAACAGACAAAGAAGAAAAAGTTTTAGTATTTGACCTTGGTGGTGGTACATTTGACGTTTCTATCCTTGAATTGGGCGATGGGGTATTCGATGTATTATCTACAGCTGGAGATAACAACTTAGGTGGGGATGACTTTGACGAAAAAATCATCGCTCATTTAGTAGAAGCATTCAAGAAAGAAAATGGTATTGACTTATCTCAAGATAAAATGGCTGTTCAACGTTTGAAAGATGCAGCTGAAAAAGCTAAAAAAGATTTATCAGGTGTAACAAGTACTCAAATAAGCTTACCATTTATCACTGCTGGAGAAGCTGGACCTCTTCACTTAGAAATGAACTTAACTCGTGCGAAATTTGACGAATTAACTTCAGACTTAGTTGAAAGAACTAAAATTCCAGTACGTCAAGCAATCAAAGATGCTGGCATTTCAATTTCAGAAATTGATGAAGTTATCTTAGTTGGTGGATCTACTCGTATTCCTGCAGTTGTTGAAGCTGTAAGAAAAGAAACTAGTAAAGAACCAAACAAATCAGTAAACCCTGATGAAGTAGTAGCAATGGGAGCAGCAATCCAAGGTGGAGTTATCACTGGAGATGTTAAAGACGTTGTTCTTTTAGACGTAACACCATTATCATTAGGTATTGAAACTATGGGATCAGTATTTACTAAATTAATTGATCGTAATACAACAATTCCTACAAGTAAATCACAAGTATTCTCAACTGCAGCTGATAACCAACCAGCAGTAGACATTCACGTATTACAAGGTGAACGCCCAATGGCAACAGACAACAAAACATTAGGTCGTTTCCAATTAACTGATATTCCAGCAGCACCACGTGGAATTCCTCAAATCGAAGTAACATTTGATATTGATAAAAATGGTATTGTAAACGTAAGTGCTAAAGATTTAGGTACTCAAAAAGAACAAACTATTACAATCAAATCATCTTCAGGTTTAACTGATGAAGAAATTGAAAAAATGGTTAAAGATGCAGAAGCAAATGCAGAAGCGGATAAAGAACGTAAAGAAGAAGTAGATTTAAGAAATGATATCGATGCTTTATTATTCTCAGTTGATAAAACTTTAGGAGAATTAGAAGGTAAAGTAGACGAAGAAGAAGTTAAAAAAGCAGAAGTAGCTCGTGATGAATTAAAAGCAGCTGTTGAAGCTAATAACTTAGAAGACATGAAAGCTAAGCGCGATGAATTAAACGAAATCGTTCAAGCTTTAACTGTTAAATTATATGAACAAGCAGCTCAACAAGCTCAAGCTGAAAACCCAGAAGCAGCAGCTGGTGGCGCTGATGATGTTGTTGATGCAGATTTTGAAGAAATCAACGACGACGAAAACAAATAA